A single Fusobacterium hominis DNA region contains:
- the rimP gene encoding ribosome maturation factor RimP, producing MANSSNEVIIEKIEKIVVPVLNEMNLSLVDIEYMQDGGYWYVRIYVEDLNGDITLEHCATISNKIEDDVDKLIDKKFFLEVSSPGIERPLKKIEDFIRFKGEKAKVSLKHKIDDNKNFEGIINDCKENIILLELDEEKILEIPFSEIRKANLVYEFDEF from the coding sequence ATGGCAAATTCAAGCAATGAAGTGATTATTGAAAAAATTGAAAAAATAGTTGTACCAGTACTTAATGAAATGAACTTATCTCTAGTTGATATAGAGTATATGCAAGATGGTGGATACTGGTATGTAAGAATATATGTAGAGGACCTAAATGGTGATATCACACTAGAACACTGTGCTACTATTAGCAATAAAATTGAAGATGACGTAGACAAACTAATTGATAAAAAATTCTTCTTGGAGGTTTCATCTCCTGGAATAGAAAGACCTCTTAAAAAAATAGAGGATTTTATTAGATTTAAAGGCGAAAAAGCAAAAGTAAGTTTAAAACATAAAATTGATGACAATAAAAACTTTGAAGGAATCATAAATGATTGCAAGGAAAATATCATATTATTAGAACTTGATGAAGAAAAAATACTAGAAATTCCTTTTTCAGAAATAAGAAAAGCTAATCTTGTTTATGAATTTGATGAGTTTTAG
- the glmS gene encoding methylaspartate mutase subunit S, whose amino-acid sequence MKKNGKKVVIGVIGSDCHAVGNKIIHHVLEANGFEVVNVGVLSPQADFINAAVETSADAIIVSSLYGHGELDCQGMREKCKEAGLGDILLYVGGNIVVGKQVWEDVEKRFKAMGFNRVYKPGTPIEETTEDLKKDLNIA is encoded by the coding sequence ATGAAGAAAAATGGAAAAAAAGTAGTTATAGGAGTTATAGGTTCAGACTGCCATGCAGTTGGTAACAAAATTATTCATCATGTTTTAGAAGCAAACGGATTTGAAGTTGTTAATGTTGGGGTTTTATCTCCACAAGCAGATTTTATTAACGCTGCAGTTGAAACAAGTGCAGATGCAATTATTGTATCTTCATTATATGGACATGGTGAATTAGACTGCCAAGGTATGAGAGAAAAATGTAAAGAAGCTGGACTTGGAGACATTCTTCTTTATGTTGGAGGAAATATCGTTGTTGGAAAACAAGTTTGGGAAGATGTTGAAAAAAGATTTAAAGCTATGGGATTCAACAGAGTTTACAAACCTGGTACTCCAATAGAAGAAACAACAGAAGATCTTAAAAAAGATTTAAACATTGCTTAA
- the glmL gene encoding methylaspartate mutase accessory protein GlmL, protein MKVYLAIDFGSTYTKLTAVDMENEVILATAKDITTVEDDIMIGFDKAFTKLKAEINKKIDFDKVEFIGKTACSSAAGGLKMVAIGLVPELTAEAAKKAALGAGARVIKTYSYELNHREMEEIKATPLDIILLAGGTDGGNKECIIHNAKMIVEHEIKVPVVVAGNKAAIDEIEEIFKNAGIDYYVAANVMPFINKLNVEPSREEIRKVFMNRIVEAKGMKQAEDYIKGILMPTPAAVLKAAEILSVGTDDEDGIGDLIVVDIGGATTDVHSIAKGEPTKPSVMIKGLEEPFAKRTVEGDLGMRYSALALLEAAGTRKIRNYLHDSLKQVDVKAECKHRHDNIRVVPQTEEEIRFDEAMAMAATELAMTRHCGILECVYTPMGTMFNQNGKDLTETPFVIGTGGVIIHSMNPAGILRAGNFNEQDPIHLKPLEPRFLVDKTYILSAMGLLAQDYPEVAIRVMKKYLVEAK, encoded by the coding sequence ATGAAAGTTTACTTAGCTATAGATTTTGGAAGCACATATACTAAGCTTACAGCTGTTGATATGGAAAATGAAGTAATCCTTGCCACTGCCAAAGATATTACTACTGTAGAAGATGACATTATGATAGGATTTGACAAAGCATTTACGAAATTAAAAGCTGAAATCAACAAAAAAATTGATTTTGATAAGGTTGAATTCATAGGTAAAACAGCATGTTCATCTGCTGCAGGAGGATTAAAGATGGTAGCAATAGGTCTTGTCCCAGAACTTACTGCAGAAGCAGCAAAAAAAGCAGCACTTGGAGCAGGAGCTAGAGTTATAAAAACATACTCATATGAATTGAATCATAGAGAGATGGAAGAAATCAAGGCAACTCCACTAGATATAATTTTATTAGCTGGTGGAACTGATGGCGGAAATAAGGAATGCATCATTCATAATGCTAAAATGATAGTAGAACATGAAATTAAAGTACCAGTAGTAGTAGCTGGAAATAAAGCAGCTATCGATGAAATTGAAGAAATATTTAAAAATGCAGGAATAGATTATTATGTTGCTGCTAATGTTATGCCTTTTATAAACAAACTAAATGTAGAGCCTTCTAGAGAAGAAATACGTAAAGTATTTATGAACAGAATAGTTGAAGCTAAAGGAATGAAACAGGCAGAAGATTATATTAAAGGTATTTTAATGCCTACACCTGCTGCAGTTTTAAAAGCGGCTGAGATTTTATCAGTAGGTACAGATGATGAAGATGGAATAGGAGATCTAATTGTTGTAGATATTGGTGGAGCAACTACTGATGTTCACTCAATAGCTAAAGGAGAACCTACAAAACCTTCAGTAATGATAAAAGGGCTAGAGGAACCATTTGCTAAGAGAACTGTTGAAGGGGACTTAGGAATGAGATACTCAGCACTAGCACTTCTTGAAGCTGCTGGAACAAGAAAAATTAGAAATTATTTACATGATTCGTTAAAACAAGTAGATGTTAAAGCAGAATGTAAGCACAGACACGATAACATAAGAGTTGTACCTCAAACTGAAGAAGAAATCAGATTTGATGAAGCAATGGCTATGGCAGCTACTGAGCTTGCAATGACAAGACATTGTGGAATTCTAGAATGTGTTTATACACCAATGGGAACAATGTTCAATCAAAATGGAAAAGATTTAACAGAAACACCATTTGTGATAGGTACTGGTGGAGTAATAATTCACAGTATGAATCCAGCTGGAATACTAAGAGCCGGAAACTTTAATGAACAGGATCCTATTCATTTAAAACCACTTGAACCTAGATTCTTAGTTGATAAGACTTATATATTATCTGCTATGGGTCTTTTAGCTCAGGATTATCCTGAAGTGGCTATAAGAGTAATGAAAAAATACCTGGTTGAAGCTAAATAA
- a CDS encoding methylaspartate mutase subunit E, with protein sequence MKLKFKKWTEEEFFEMREEVLKGWPTGAEVDLEEAVKYHKALPESKSFSKKLMDAKKRGITLAQPRAGVALIEQHIELLNFLDKEGGADLLPSTIDSYTRQNKYENCERGIEESKKAGRSLLNGFPGVNHGVKGCREVVEATNLPLQLRHGTPDARLLSEIMIAAGFTSNEGGGISYNVPYAKNVSIERTIRDWQYVDRLVGWYEEHGVSINREPFGPLTGTLVPPSMSNAVGILEGLLAAEQGVKSITLGYGQCGNLIQDIAAIRSLEEQANEYFEKEGYKGIELTTVFHQWMGGFPEDEAKAFGVISNGASAAALAGATKVIVKTPHEAIGVPTKEANAAGIRATKMVLNLLRGQQLSTSPELEEDIRIIKAETKCILDKVYELGNGDWAVGIVKAFEQGVLDVPFAPSIYNAGKMMPARDNVGKVRYLSVGNVPFTQELIDYNKAQLEERGKYEGRPVNFQMTVDDIFAVGKGTLIGRPEGK encoded by the coding sequence ATGAAACTTAAATTTAAGAAATGGACTGAAGAAGAGTTCTTTGAAATGAGAGAAGAAGTTTTAAAAGGATGGCCAACAGGAGCAGAAGTTGACCTAGAAGAAGCTGTAAAATATCACAAAGCATTACCTGAATCAAAAAGCTTCTCAAAAAAATTAATGGATGCTAAAAAAAGAGGAATTACTTTAGCACAACCTAGAGCAGGGGTTGCATTAATAGAACAACACATAGAATTATTAAACTTCCTAGATAAAGAAGGTGGAGCAGATTTACTACCAAGTACAATCGACTCTTATACTAGACAAAATAAATATGAAAACTGTGAAAGAGGTATAGAAGAATCTAAAAAAGCAGGAAGATCTCTTCTTAACGGATTCCCAGGTGTTAACCACGGAGTAAAAGGATGTAGAGAAGTTGTAGAAGCTACTAATCTTCCACTACAATTAAGACACGGAACTCCAGATGCAAGATTATTATCAGAAATAATGATCGCTGCTGGATTTACATCAAACGAAGGTGGAGGTATCAGTTATAACGTACCTTACGCTAAAAACGTTTCAATAGAAAGAACAATAAGAGACTGGCAATATGTTGATAGACTAGTTGGATGGTATGAAGAACATGGAGTATCAATAAACAGAGAACCATTTGGACCATTAACAGGAACATTAGTACCACCTTCAATGTCAAATGCTGTTGGAATTCTTGAAGGATTACTAGCTGCTGAACAAGGAGTAAAAAGTATCACTTTAGGATATGGACAATGTGGAAACTTAATTCAAGATATCGCTGCTATCAGATCATTAGAAGAACAAGCTAATGAATACTTCGAAAAAGAAGGATACAAAGGAATTGAATTAACAACTGTATTCCATCAATGGATGGGAGGATTCCCTGAAGATGAAGCAAAAGCTTTTGGAGTAATTTCAAATGGAGCTTCTGCTGCTGCACTTGCTGGAGCAACTAAAGTTATAGTTAAAACTCCACACGAAGCTATAGGAGTACCTACAAAAGAAGCTAATGCTGCTGGAATCAGAGCAACAAAAATGGTATTAAACTTACTTAGAGGACAACAATTATCTACTTCTCCAGAATTAGAAGAAGATATTAGAATAATCAAAGCTGAAACTAAATGTATCTTAGATAAAGTTTACGAATTAGGAAATGGAGACTGGGCAGTAGGTATAGTTAAAGCATTTGAACAAGGTGTATTAGACGTTCCATTTGCACCATCAATTTACAATGCGGGTAAAATGATGCCAGCTAGAGACAACGTAGGAAAAGTAAGATACCTATCAGTTGGAAACGTTCCATTTACACAAGAATTAATTGACTACAATAAAGCTCAATTAGAAGAAAGAGGAAAATATGAAGGAAGACCTGTTAACTTCCAAATGACTGTAGACGATATATTTGCAGTTGGAAAAGGAACTTTAATAGGAAGACCAGAAGGAAAATAG
- a CDS encoding methylaspartate ammonia-lyase produces the protein MKIIDVVCSAGKTGFYFDDQRAIKAGAGHDGMFYLGETVTPGFESIRQAGESISVQLILEDGQVAYGDCAAVQYSGAGGRDPLFLAKDFIPVIEKEIAPKLIGRELDNFKSLAEEFDSMQIDGKRMHTAIRYGITQALLDAVAKARKVTMAEVIQKDYNTGLEITRRPIFTQSGDNRYENADKMIIKGADVLPHALINNVKEKLGENGEILLEYVKWLRDRILAKRTSEDYNPIFHIDVYGTIGAAFDCDVKKMADYIGTLAEAAKPFKLRIEGPMDVEDRDKQIEAMAALRAEIDRRGIPAELVADEWCNTLEDIKLFADKKAGHVVQIKTPDLGGVNNIADAILYCNKVGIGSYCGGTCNETNRSAEVTTNIGMACGALQVLAKPGMGVDEGFMIVFNEMGRVEALVNRRKNK, from the coding sequence ATGAAAATTATAGATGTAGTTTGTTCAGCAGGAAAAACTGGATTCTATTTTGATGACCAAAGAGCTATAAAAGCAGGAGCAGGACATGATGGTATGTTCTATTTAGGAGAAACAGTAACACCAGGATTCGAAAGTATTAGACAAGCAGGAGAATCAATCTCTGTTCAATTAATCCTTGAAGATGGTCAAGTGGCTTACGGAGACTGTGCAGCAGTTCAATACTCAGGTGCAGGAGGAAGAGACCCACTATTCCTAGCTAAAGATTTCATCCCAGTTATTGAGAAAGAAATCGCTCCAAAATTAATCGGAAGAGAATTAGACAATTTCAAATCATTAGCAGAAGAATTTGATTCTATGCAAATAGATGGAAAAAGAATGCATACAGCAATCAGATATGGAATAACTCAAGCTTTACTAGATGCAGTTGCAAAAGCTAGAAAAGTAACTATGGCAGAAGTTATCCAAAAAGACTACAATACAGGACTTGAAATCACAAGAAGACCTATATTTACTCAATCTGGAGACAACAGATATGAAAATGCTGACAAAATGATAATCAAAGGTGCAGATGTATTACCTCACGCTTTAATTAACAACGTAAAAGAAAAATTAGGAGAAAACGGAGAAATCTTACTTGAATATGTTAAATGGTTAAGAGACAGAATCTTAGCAAAAAGAACATCAGAAGATTACAACCCAATATTCCACATTGACGTATACGGAACTATAGGAGCAGCATTTGACTGTGACGTTAAAAAAATGGCTGACTACATTGGTACATTAGCAGAAGCAGCAAAACCATTCAAATTAAGAATAGAAGGTCCTATGGACGTTGAAGATAGAGATAAACAAATCGAAGCTATGGCAGCTTTAAGAGCAGAAATAGACAGAAGAGGAATTCCTGCAGAATTAGTTGCTGACGAATGGTGTAATACTTTAGAAGACATCAAATTATTCGCAGATAAAAAAGCAGGACACGTAGTTCAAATAAAAACTCCAGACTTAGGAGGAGTAAACAACATAGCTGATGCAATTCTTTACTGTAACAAAGTAGGAATCGGATCATACTGTGGAGGAACTTGTAACGAAACAAACAGATCTGCAGAAGTAACTACTAACATCGGAATGGCTTGTGGAGCTCTTCAAGTACTTGCAAAACCAGGAATGGGTGTTGACGAAGGATTCATGATCGTATTCAACGAAATGGGAAGAGTTGAAGCTTTAGTAAATAGAAGAAAAAATAAATAG
- the citD gene encoding citrate lyase acyl carrier protein, with amino-acid sequence MTIKKAAKCGTLESNDIFLILTPSEDGIEIELESTVEKQFGDHIREVIKAKLLELGIDSVQVQAQDKGALDYTIRARIEAAVARSL; translated from the coding sequence ATGACTATAAAGAAAGCTGCAAAATGTGGAACTTTAGAATCAAATGATATATTCTTAATTCTTACTCCTTCAGAAGATGGGATTGAAATAGAATTAGAAAGTACAGTGGAAAAACAGTTTGGTGATCATATCAGAGAGGTTATAAAAGCTAAACTTTTAGAACTTGGTATTGATAGCGTACAGGTACAAGCTCAAGATAAAGGAGCTCTTGACTATACTATTAGAGCTAGAATTGAAGCTGCTGTAGCTAGAAGTTTATAA
- a CDS encoding HpcH/HpaI aldolase/citrate lyase family protein: protein MKLRRTMLFMPGNNPGMLQTAAVFGSDAVIFDLEDAVALTEKDAARVLISEALKTIKYGNVEVVVRINPLSTPYADKDIDVIARLKPDAILLPKACPEDVAELDKRLTKIEEEMGFEHNSIKVHPLVETTYGVEKVYETIKASPRIISVLLGGEDLAVDLGVKRTKASDELLYARTKIINACKACKVDAIDTPFTDTNDYDGLIADTLKAKMLGFTGKLSINPRQIDTIHKVYAPSDAEINHAQRVMAAKEEAAKQGLGVFSLDGKMVDLPIINRAIHTLDMARLMGLID, encoded by the coding sequence GTGAAATTAAGAAGAACTATGTTATTTATGCCTGGTAACAATCCAGGGATGCTTCAAACAGCAGCTGTATTTGGTTCAGACGCTGTTATATTTGACTTAGAAGATGCTGTTGCACTTACAGAAAAAGATGCTGCAAGAGTACTTATTAGCGAAGCATTAAAAACTATAAAATATGGAAATGTTGAAGTAGTTGTAAGAATAAATCCTTTATCTACACCTTATGCAGATAAAGATATTGATGTAATCGCAAGATTAAAACCAGATGCTATACTACTTCCTAAAGCTTGTCCAGAAGATGTAGCTGAATTAGATAAAAGATTAACAAAAATAGAAGAAGAAATGGGATTTGAACATAACTCTATAAAAGTTCATCCACTTGTTGAAACAACTTACGGAGTAGAAAAAGTGTATGAAACAATCAAAGCTAGTCCAAGAATAATATCTGTATTACTTGGTGGAGAAGATTTAGCAGTTGATTTAGGAGTAAAAAGAACAAAAGCATCAGATGAATTATTATATGCAAGAACTAAAATTATAAATGCATGTAAAGCATGTAAAGTTGATGCTATTGATACTCCATTTACAGATACAAATGACTATGATGGACTTATAGCTGATACATTAAAAGCTAAAATGCTTGGTTTTACAGGAAAACTAAGTATAAACCCAAGACAGATCGATACTATCCATAAAGTATATGCTCCATCAGATGCAGAAATCAACCATGCTCAAAGAGTTATGGCTGCTAAAGAAGAAGCTGCAAAACAAGGACTTGGAGTATTCTCATTAGATGGAAAAATGGTTGACCTTCCTATTATAAATAGAGCTATTCACACATTGGATATGGCTAGATTAATGGGACTTATTGATTAA
- the citF gene encoding citrate lyase subunit alpha produces MKNILGREVPEFIEGYGKVTQYNGYLANTTGVMKKDYTFKTVTHKDSKLEKDLSKLMDKLPLRDGMAISFHHHLRNGDYVLNLVMAEIAKRGYKDITLVASSIFPCHKPLVEYMEKGIVTQIYAGYMSGPVAQAISEGKLQKPAVMHTHGGRARIMETGEVEVDIAFVAAPTSDEYGNINGVDGKSACGSLGYAHSDVENAKVVVAITDNLVPFPNTTIEINQTLIDYVLVVDAIGDPKGIVSGTTQITKNPIGLKVADLTAKFIEQSGYLKEGMSFQTGAGGISLAVAAEVKKLMKEKEIVGSFAAGGITGYIVDMFKEGLFKALFDVQCFDLDAIKSAKENAKHLKMSASMYANANNKGSVVNKLDIVILGATEMDTNFNVNVTTGSDGVIMGGSGGHSDTAAGAKLCIIVSQLVNARISVVKDRITTVTTPGETVDVLVTERGIAINPLRKDLIEKFKNSNLPIKTIEELKEIAESMTGKEQPIKFEDRIVAVVQYRDGSVVDVVRQIKK; encoded by the coding sequence ATGAAAAACATTCTAGGAAGAGAAGTTCCTGAATTTATAGAAGGATACGGGAAAGTTACTCAATATAATGGGTATTTAGCAAATACAACTGGAGTTATGAAAAAAGATTATACTTTTAAAACAGTAACTCACAAAGATAGTAAATTAGAAAAAGATTTATCTAAATTAATGGATAAATTACCATTAAGAGATGGAATGGCAATATCATTTCACCATCATTTAAGAAATGGAGACTATGTATTAAACTTAGTAATGGCTGAAATAGCAAAAAGAGGATATAAAGATATAACTCTTGTAGCAAGTTCAATTTTTCCATGCCATAAACCTTTAGTAGAATATATGGAAAAAGGTATTGTAACTCAAATATATGCTGGATATATGTCAGGGCCTGTAGCTCAAGCAATATCTGAGGGAAAACTTCAAAAACCTGCAGTAATGCATACACATGGTGGAAGAGCAAGAATAATGGAAACTGGAGAAGTTGAAGTTGATATAGCTTTTGTTGCTGCACCTACATCTGATGAATATGGAAATATCAATGGAGTAGATGGAAAATCAGCATGTGGATCATTGGGATATGCACATTCAGACGTTGAAAATGCAAAAGTTGTCGTAGCTATAACAGACAATCTTGTTCCATTCCCTAATACAACTATTGAAATCAATCAAACTTTAATAGATTATGTACTAGTAGTTGATGCAATAGGTGACCCAAAAGGAATCGTATCAGGAACAACTCAAATTACAAAAAATCCAATAGGATTAAAAGTTGCTGACTTAACTGCTAAATTTATAGAACAATCAGGATATTTAAAAGAAGGAATGAGTTTCCAAACTGGAGCTGGAGGAATATCTCTTGCAGTTGCAGCTGAAGTTAAAAAACTTATGAAAGAAAAAGAAATCGTAGGAAGCTTTGCAGCAGGAGGAATTACTGGATATATCGTAGATATGTTCAAAGAAGGACTTTTCAAGGCTTTATTTGATGTACAATGTTTTGATCTTGATGCTATAAAATCAGCTAAAGAAAATGCAAAACATCTGAAGATGTCTGCATCAATGTATGCTAATGCAAACAATAAAGGATCAGTAGTAAATAAACTTGATATCGTTATATTAGGTGCTACAGAAATGGATACTAACTTTAACGTAAACGTAACTACTGGATCTGATGGAGTTATCATGGGAGGATCTGGAGGACATAGTGATACAGCAGCAGGAGCAAAACTATGTATTATAGTTTCTCAACTTGTAAATGCAAGAATTTCAGTAGTAAAAGATAGAATAACAACTGTAACAACTCCTGGAGAAACAGTTGACGTTTTAGTTACTGAAAGAGGTATTGCAATTAACCCATTAAGAAAAGATTTAATTGAAAAATTCAAAAATTCAAACTTACCTATAAAAACTATAGAAGAATTAAAAGAAATAGCAGAATCTATGACTGGAAAAGAACAACCTATCAAATTTGAAGATAGAATAGTTGCAGTAGTTCAATATAGAGATGGATCTGTTGTTGACGTTGTAAGACAAATAAAAAAATAA